The DNA region AAGTTTTGCCTTTAAATGGGAATCACGGGCAGAAATTAGATTTTTCCATCGTTGTTTTAAAATTTCAATACTTTCACCGATCGGCCATTTCCGTTTGAATTGTACTCCACCTACCTGCCAAGGAAATAAATCAGTCAATCTTGCCCATTTCCCATAGTCAGTATCACTTACGGGTAAAAATAAATCTGTCCAACCTGTAGGGCAATTTTTCCATACCAAGTCTTTGAAATAGTCGATTCTACCAAGAGTTGCCAGTTTTTCTCCTTCTGTGCCATCAACTCGCGTAAAATGAACTTTCGCCGGAACTTCAGGTTGCGGTTTTCCATAACGAACACCGATCGCAATCGCAACTGGCGTTTGAATAGCAAATACATTATCTGTTTTTCTTGCGCCAAGATTATCTCCCTCCAGATCGATAAACCAAAGTTCATCAAAAGTTTGACGCATCACCTGTCTCATCCCCGCAAAACCAGGGCCACGCAGATAAGAAGAAGCCGTGATAAAACTAATAATACCTGGACGATTTTCTTGATTTGACTCAAAAACTTTCCATAGCGCCCATCGCCAAAAGTAAACATAGTCGTTATATAAATTTTTAGCATGAACGAGTTGCCCTGCCTGTCGTAGCGGTTCAATAAAATCTTGCAGAATAGCCTCAGCAATCATCTGTTGATTTCGATCGATTTCCTGTCTGTTATCTCCAAATCGAACCCATCCGCCTTTTCGTTTTTCTACTTCTCGATCGTCTTCTTGAATCTGTTGGCGATCGTAAGGTGGATTACCAATACAAACTAGAACGGGTGTATCTTGTTTAATCTTTTGGGCGCGTTTGTATTCTTCTCCTAATGGTTTGAGAGATAGCGGTAAATGTCCAGGTACAGCAGCATAAGGAGATTCTAACGTATCTGTAAGATATACATGAACACCATCTTTTGGTAAAGTTCCTCCTTCGCTCAAAATTTGCTGAGTCAAGCGAAGATGAGCAACTGCATAAGGGCCAACTAGAATTTCAAAAGCATGGATATTTGCTGCTGCTGTGGTAGCAGCAGCAACGCGCATTCCTGCTCCTCGATCTTTGGTAATTCGATCGAAACCATCTTTAAGGGCTGTTAAAATGTAAGTGCCTGTTCCGCAAGCAGGATCTAGAGTTACAACCTTTGGATCGATGAATGAATACTCTGCATCAAAGTATTTTTCGAGTAATTCTGCCACCAGTCTAACTTGTGTTTGAATAACGGGGACTGGAGTGTAGTAAACACCCCTTTCTTTTCGCATTTTAGGGTCATATTGTGCTAAAAAATCTTCATAGAAATATAGCCAAGGATCTTCGTTGCCTTTTTGAGCTAGTGCAGTGATATCAATGGCAGCAATAATTCGCTCCAATAAATTTAGTGATACCTCAATTTGTTCGCGTGCAGCTTCATCACCAAGAATTTTCAAAGCATCAGCAAGTAAGCTGTGTCCTGTTCTAATTGTTTTGACTGCTTGTGGTAATGAGAGATCTTCTGCACCAGAAAATCGCGCTAGTAAAAGCGCGTATGTTAATGTCTGAGCATAAGCATCTGCAAATTGCTTGTTATCAGCATCAGGAAAAAGATAAATCCGCCAATCTTTTGCCAAATTGCTAAGATTAGATTCGGGATCTTCCAGTGCAGCTAACACATCTGTTCGCAACAAGCGACAAATAGGAGCCAGCATTTCAGCGAGAGCTTTTGGTGTAGAAGGTACAATTGGTTTCCATTGGAAAAAATCTCGCAGAAGTGTTAGCAAAGCTTGAGAATTTCGATCTGTAAC from Aerosakkonema funiforme FACHB-1375 includes:
- a CDS encoding type ISP restriction/modification enzyme, which translates into the protein MTTNAENNFTKVLQKFATEVTNKFRLQSISFNPEDQLKAPIENLLKRCGEILNLKVNVVTEVREKALSGRPDVGVAVSSLLAGYIELKAPGKGADPSKFKGDNKQQWEKFKNLSNLIYTDGNQWALYRTGERVGKIIKLSGDITSDGEDAVTDRNSQALLTLLRDFFQWKPIVPSTPKALAEMLAPICRLLRTDVLAALEDPESNLSNLAKDWRIYLFPDADNKQFADAYAQTLTYALLLARFSGAEDLSLPQAVKTIRTGHSLLADALKILGDEAAREQIEVSLNLLERIIAAIDITALAQKGNEDPWLYFYEDFLAQYDPKMRKERGVYYTPVPVIQTQVRLVAELLEKYFDAEYSFIDPKVVTLDPACGTGTYILTALKDGFDRITKDRGAGMRVAAATTAAANIHAFEILVGPYAVAHLRLTQQILSEGGTLPKDGVHVYLTDTLESPYAAVPGHLPLSLKPLGEEYKRAQKIKQDTPVLVCIGNPPYDRQQIQEDDREVEKRKGGWVRFGDNRQEIDRNQQMIAEAILQDFIEPLRQAGQLVHAKNLYNDYVYFWRWALWKVFESNQENRPGIISFITASSYLRGPGFAGMRQVMRQTFDELWFIDLEGDNLGARKTDNVFAIQTPVAIAIGVRYGKPQPEVPAKVHFTRVDGTEGEKLATLGRIDYFKDLVWKNCPTGWTDLFLPVSDTDYGKWARLTDLFPWQVGGVQFKRKWPIGESIEILKQRWKNLISARDSHLKAKLFKETRDRKISKQYRSLEENGILLPPIVNVSPDTSYVQPIRYAYRSFDRQWALLDNRLCDFARPVLFRSYSDRQVYMISLLTNVLGEGSSAVATALIADLDHFRGSFGGKHIIPLWRDAAGTQPNITHGVLATLIANLKCEVLPEDFFAYCYAILATPKYVKEFWNELETPGARIPITKDSNLFGQVVAIGRQLVWLHTYGERFIPNGMKPGKIPPGKARCKIGTPTTETDYPTEFSYDVGMQELRVGKGIFEGVRQEVYNFSISGLEVVTSWLSYRMKDGAGKKSSPLDDIRPQIWEFDNELLDLLWVLDATVDIFPQLSSLFDALLKSNLFVYSEFRQPTESERVSLAEVETELPLFNMEKYEEEEE